In one window of uncultured Campylobacter sp. DNA:
- a CDS encoding sensor domain-containing diguanylate cyclase: MKNKKDFVTERFNAALILGAALLTLVVVCEISFLRTRIATQLDLRTRTAITLLKNTDESLFSELEILKENIISLDARHEAAQSELYADLIRNVVKSSHRFDAIFYLRARGAEQESLAHFSSDARISDLGEIRLADITSELKKDEWVSRYMMMDRAWRYFLIKRVNADSYLLGFANTARPIARLSSLGDILVFNTEGKFFNAPGSATDILGQDFDFSRLGEVVSFEDESGLSFAYLAKFGDNFVMARERAGYFLGVDDFIVVALAAAILAYLILLISNFTFLKKRVFIPLAAVQNALRQGDYRSKIRGIEALNPLSSVLEISKSIDEVLKSNLRHGDFSLSFKDALKYSSLSVLSIDNVAGTIESASNGARELYGDDVVGRNIFALQAGSFYDHAYQTQRANYVKENYVVTRQETKNGVKDLYVKKSYIRDGSKISTLFVVLDASKYRRFYDETKQKYEYLNHAPIVTLVFDYTSGKIVDASKNIKELWGYEGAQFLSGEIRLWDLLDEKDANEAKNEILNRLADMPSEELSFSQSYKIRHNDNIRYSYEVSIYVKKSAARAAFYFQNIDDDVKAIRGLQEDLDFYRTVIETRNFCTCLIDLDAQTLSFDKNYFKILKYRGKRLNTAMSFGEFSYEIYFADLENFNKMIRECTAGLRSDFSCEFRLRNAANAYTWISMQGYVTEKHGSRSRLVKTTLEDISSRKQTELELNLNANVFSRSLEAILITDESGRVLRANNAFYEITGYSESQTIGKIPNFFAPTEGGADVMERIRKNLVGKQTSYKDEIYGLKRGGGTFPALFTAIAIKDDFSLTSNFILMFTEISQIKQKESELAKIAHHDALTGLPNRVYFMKAAQRFTANSGENFKLMAVLFIDFDGFKAINDTYGHEVGDMFLQAISKAMSGLLRKGDILARLGGDEFGAIIGDLQSKDAAHVLLDRLLGISKMKFNLKGNEISASISVGAAFYDGSEKIDFPGLLSRADRAMYRAKTSGKNRYCIFERAEADGPSEEGIAAAIEEGEFFVLYQPIISGAQIYGYELLLRWDRGKRGILAPQDFAQILGEPRFELPISKFAFSKMMEFNAQTGANCSINVSLAVLANDEFYDFVAHSLRDRANAKGELMFEITDFSERNFKEFAPARGRYADLGVKFALNSANKNNIPFLNAQPFDIVKIDRELCLDIGKKKNAIRTMVEITGKLKREFGFALGAQGVENALSLRLLNNLKFNYLQGNFIAKALDRREIDAFIARFKDTPKLAAIDKDEFISFLNALDYKDLALNFIARGQTGDLSPGEFEGFRAKFGEILNKTQSAGSEKFALTTEIRKQILDILSLDYRALASFIQSFKTRLNQFISDLEAA; the protein is encoded by the coding sequence TAGGATCGCTACGCAGCTTGATTTGCGGACGCGTACGGCGATTACTTTACTTAAAAATACCGACGAGTCGCTTTTTAGCGAGCTTGAAATTCTAAAAGAAAATATCATTTCTTTGGACGCAAGGCATGAGGCTGCGCAAAGCGAGCTTTACGCGGATTTGATCCGCAACGTCGTAAAATCTTCTCATAGATTTGACGCTATTTTTTATCTGCGCGCCCGCGGCGCGGAGCAGGAGAGCTTAGCACATTTTTCATCGGATGCGCGCATTTCGGATCTTGGCGAGATACGGCTTGCGGATATCACAAGCGAGCTAAAAAAGGATGAATGGGTATCGCGCTATATGATGATGGACAGGGCGTGGCGGTATTTTTTGATCAAGCGCGTAAACGCTGATTCATATCTGCTAGGCTTTGCCAACACCGCTAGGCCGATTGCCAGGCTCTCTTCGCTGGGAGATATTTTGGTCTTTAATACCGAAGGCAAATTTTTTAACGCTCCTGGCAGCGCAACCGATATATTAGGGCAGGATTTTGATTTTTCGCGTCTAGGCGAAGTGGTAAGCTTTGAAGACGAATCTGGACTAAGCTTTGCATATCTTGCGAAATTTGGGGATAATTTCGTAATGGCTCGCGAACGAGCCGGCTATTTTTTGGGCGTGGACGATTTTATCGTCGTAGCGCTAGCAGCGGCTATTTTAGCTTATTTAATCCTTCTAATTTCAAATTTTACGTTTTTAAAAAAGCGCGTTTTCATCCCGCTAGCGGCAGTTCAAAACGCGCTGCGCCAAGGGGATTATCGCTCCAAAATCCGCGGTATAGAAGCGCTAAATCCGCTAAGCTCCGTCTTAGAAATTTCTAAATCCATAGACGAGGTCTTGAAGTCTAATTTGCGCCACGGAGATTTTAGCCTCAGCTTTAAAGATGCGCTAAAATATAGCTCCCTTTCGGTACTTAGCATCGATAACGTAGCAGGCACGATCGAAAGCGCTAGCAACGGCGCACGCGAGCTTTACGGCGATGACGTCGTAGGACGGAATATCTTCGCGCTGCAAGCAGGCTCGTTTTACGATCACGCCTATCAAACCCAGCGCGCAAACTATGTCAAAGAAAACTATGTCGTAACCCGCCAAGAGACCAAAAATGGCGTCAAAGATCTTTATGTTAAAAAATCTTATATCCGCGACGGAAGTAAAATTTCAACCCTTTTTGTGGTACTGGATGCGTCAAAATATCGCAGATTTTACGATGAAACTAAGCAAAAATATGAGTATTTAAATCACGCGCCTATCGTTACGCTCGTGTTTGACTACACTTCGGGCAAGATCGTAGATGCGAGCAAAAATATAAAAGAGCTTTGGGGCTACGAAGGGGCGCAGTTTTTAAGCGGCGAGATAAGGCTATGGGATTTGCTGGATGAAAAGGATGCGAATGAGGCTAAAAATGAAATTTTAAACCGCTTAGCCGATATGCCTTCAGAAGAGCTAAGCTTTTCTCAAAGCTATAAAATTCGCCACAATGACAATATCCGCTATAGCTACGAAGTGAGCATCTATGTCAAAAAGTCCGCCGCCAGGGCTGCATTTTATTTTCAAAATATCGATGACGATGTTAAGGCGATCCGCGGCTTGCAGGAGGATTTGGACTTTTACCGCACCGTAATCGAGACTAGGAATTTTTGCACTTGCTTAATCGATCTTGATGCGCAGACGCTGTCGTTTGATAAAAATTACTTTAAAATTTTAAAATATCGCGGCAAAAGGCTAAATACTGCGATGAGCTTCGGGGAGTTCAGTTATGAAATTTACTTCGCGGATTTAGAGAATTTCAATAAAATGATCCGCGAATGCACCGCCGGGCTTAGGAGCGATTTTAGCTGCGAATTCCGTCTGCGAAACGCCGCTAATGCCTATACTTGGATCAGTATGCAAGGCTACGTCACCGAAAAGCACGGCTCTCGCTCTCGCCTTGTAAAAACTACGCTCGAAGATATTAGCTCGCGCAAGCAGACGGAGCTGGAGTTAAATTTAAACGCCAACGTCTTTTCGCGCTCGCTAGAGGCGATCTTAATCACAGATGAGAGCGGTCGAGTGCTGCGCGCTAATAACGCCTTTTATGAAATCACCGGCTATAGCGAAAGCCAAACTATCGGCAAAATTCCAAATTTCTTCGCTCCTACGGAGGGCGGGGCAGACGTGATGGAGAGGATTAGAAAAAATCTCGTTGGCAAACAGACCTCCTATAAAGATGAAATTTACGGACTAAAAAGAGGTGGTGGCACCTTTCCTGCGCTATTTACGGCAATTGCGATAAAGGATGATTTTTCGCTTACTTCAAATTTCATTTTGATGTTTACCGAAATTTCGCAGATCAAGCAAAAAGAGAGCGAGCTAGCTAAGATCGCCCATCACGACGCGCTTACCGGGCTTCCAAATAGAGTGTATTTTATGAAGGCTGCGCAGAGATTTACCGCAAACTCGGGCGAAAATTTTAAGCTTATGGCGGTGCTTTTCATCGATTTTGACGGCTTTAAGGCGATCAACGACACCTACGGGCACGAGGTCGGCGATATGTTTTTGCAGGCTATCTCAAAGGCGATGAGCGGGCTGTTGCGCAAGGGCGATATCTTGGCGCGTCTCGGCGGTGATGAGTTTGGCGCTATCATTGGTGATCTGCAAAGTAAGGATGCCGCGCATGTGCTATTAGATCGTCTGCTTGGAATTTCAAAGATGAAATTTAACCTCAAAGGCAATGAGATTAGCGCGAGCATCAGCGTAGGCGCGGCGTTTTACGACGGCAGCGAAAAGATCGATTTTCCAGGACTTTTATCGCGCGCAGATAGGGCGATGTATCGCGCTAAAACGAGTGGTAAAAACCGCTACTGCATCTTTGAGCGCGCCGAAGCAGACGGGCCTAGCGAGGAAGGGATTGCTGCGGCGATCGAAGAAGGGGAGTTTTTTGTGCTTTATCAGCCGATCATTAGCGGCGCACAGATTTATGGATATGAGCTGCTTTTACGCTGGGATCGCGGAAAGCGCGGAATTCTTGCCCCGCAGGATTTTGCGCAGATATTAGGCGAGCCGCGATTTGAGTTGCCGATCTCAAAATTTGCGTTTTCAAAGATGATGGAATTTAATGCTCAAACGGGCGCAAACTGCTCTATAAACGTAAGTCTAGCCGTGCTTGCAAACGACGAATTTTACGATTTCGTAGCTCACAGCTTGCGAGACAGGGCTAATGCAAAAGGCGAGTTGATGTTTGAGATAACCGATTTTAGCGAGCGAAATTTTAAGGAATTCGCCCCTGCGCGTGGGCGTTATGCAGATCTTGGGGTTAAATTTGCTCTTAATAGCGCAAATAAAAATAATATCCCATTCCTGAATGCCCAGCCTTTCGATATCGTTAAAATCGACCGCGAGCTCTGCCTTGACATAGGCAAGAAAAAAAATGCTATCCGAACGATGGTGGAGATCACAGGCAAGCTAAAGCGGGAGTTTGGTTTTGCTCTCGGTGCTCAAGGCGTCGAAAATGCGCTATCGCTGCGGCTTTTAAATAATTTGAAATTTAACTATCTGCAGGGAAATTTTATCGCAAAAGCGCTTGATCGCAGAGAGATAGACGCTTTCATCGCGCGCTTTAAAGATACGCCCAAGCTCGCAGCCATCGACAAAGATGAGTTTATCAGCTTCTTAAACGCGCTTGATTATAAGGATCTGGCGCTAAACTTCATCGCGCGCGGTCAAACAGGCGATCTGAGCCCCGGAGAGTTTGAAGGCTTTAGAGCAAAATTCGGCGAAATTTTAAATAAAACTCAAAGCGCGGGCAGCGAGAAATTTGCGCTAACTACAGAAATACGTAAGCAAATTTTAGATATTCTTTCGCTTGATTATCGCGCTTTGGCAAGCTTCATTCAGAGCTTTAAAACGCGGCTAAATCAGTTCATAAGCGATTTGGAGGCAGCATGA
- a CDS encoding ATP phosphoribosyltransferase regulatory subunit yields MIDSVSADFDHEIPNGSRLYFGKSAQLKRKLENKASEILVKNGFSEILTPYFSYHQHLSVAPQKLLKLSDPTNHELALRADSTVDVVRIVRKRLKDDKLRRLFYVQPTFKYPSDEFYQIGAELIGEKNLPLAIKIAQEFFKEFDLMPALQLSNIEIPKKICEILNLPLEIFEKGKIETLLEQNLPWLDATARATSLKDVQALRTQVPEELKPCLDEILNLGVDYEHIRISLLYYSKMRYYDALFFRFLDAGAVYCNGGNYEIDGLKSSGFALLVDALIEKIMQKDEK; encoded by the coding sequence ATGATAGATAGCGTTAGCGCCGATTTCGATCACGAGATACCTAACGGCTCGAGGCTTTATTTCGGAAAGAGCGCGCAGCTCAAGCGCAAGCTGGAAAATAAAGCGAGCGAAATCCTCGTTAAAAACGGCTTTAGCGAAATTTTAACGCCATATTTTTCATATCATCAGCACCTAAGCGTCGCGCCGCAGAAGCTTCTTAAGCTCTCCGATCCCACGAACCACGAGCTTGCGCTTCGCGCAGACAGCACCGTGGACGTCGTGCGTATCGTGCGCAAGCGGCTGAAAGACGATAAGCTAAGGCGGCTATTTTACGTCCAGCCGACCTTCAAATACCCAAGCGACGAGTTTTATCAGATCGGCGCGGAGCTGATCGGGGAGAAAAATTTGCCCCTTGCGATCAAAATCGCGCAGGAATTTTTTAAAGAATTTGATCTTATGCCAGCGCTTCAGCTAAGCAATATCGAAATTCCGAAAAAAATCTGCGAAATTTTAAACCTGCCGCTTGAAATTTTTGAAAAGGGCAAGATTGAGACTCTGCTTGAGCAAAATTTGCCTTGGCTGGATGCTACGGCTCGCGCTACGTCGCTAAAGGACGTGCAGGCTCTGCGCACGCAGGTACCTGAAGAGCTAAAGCCCTGCTTAGATGAAATTTTAAACCTAGGCGTGGATTATGAACATATCCGCATTTCGCTGCTGTATTACTCTAAAATGCGTTATTACGACGCGCTATTTTTTAGATTTTTAGACGCGGGCGCAGTGTATTGTAACGGCGGAAATTACGAGATTGACGGGC